One Roseimaritima multifibrata DNA window includes the following coding sequences:
- a CDS encoding outer membrane protein assembly factor BamB family protein: MFGLGCASWQTATNAADSDSWPRWRGPQGNGVAVDAAPPISWGESENVRWKVPVPGVGSSTAIVLNDRVYVSAAVKTDRQEEGAAAETQPKAAGPQTESRRGGRGRGRPESPTHYYDFMVLAFDRATGKEIWRTSLTQQVPHEAGHSTNTFASSSPVTDGEHLFVSFGSRGVFCLDLDGKVQWQRDLGQMQTRNAFGEASSPALHNGILVVPWDHEGDSFLVALDGKTGEEKWRTARDEPTTWATPLITDFDGGSQVITNGTNRVRSYDLANGDLIWECGGQVTNPIPTPVRFEDNVICMTGYRGYAIYSIPLSSKGDLTDTDRVSWVEEDAAPYVPSPVLYKGQLYFNKSNTGVLVSRQAKTGELVIEPTRLPEISSIYASPVAANDHIYVTGRDGTTVVLKHGDTMQVVATNKLDDSVDASPAIVGDEIFIRSKSHLYCIAKP; the protein is encoded by the coding sequence ATGTTTGGCTTGGGCTGTGCATCATGGCAAACGGCAACCAACGCGGCCGATTCGGATTCTTGGCCTCGATGGCGAGGCCCCCAAGGAAATGGGGTGGCCGTGGATGCGGCGCCACCTATTAGCTGGGGCGAATCGGAGAACGTACGCTGGAAGGTCCCCGTCCCGGGGGTAGGCAGTTCAACCGCAATTGTTCTGAATGATCGTGTTTACGTAAGTGCGGCGGTGAAGACCGATCGTCAAGAAGAGGGGGCGGCTGCAGAAACGCAACCGAAAGCGGCAGGTCCGCAGACTGAATCGCGTCGAGGTGGAAGAGGACGCGGCCGTCCGGAATCTCCGACGCATTATTATGATTTCATGGTGTTGGCTTTTGACCGAGCGACCGGAAAAGAAATTTGGCGGACCTCGTTGACCCAGCAGGTACCGCACGAAGCGGGGCACAGTACCAATACCTTCGCTTCTTCTTCGCCGGTAACCGATGGAGAGCATTTATTTGTTTCGTTCGGTTCTCGAGGCGTGTTCTGTCTGGATCTAGATGGCAAAGTACAGTGGCAACGGGACCTTGGGCAGATGCAAACGCGAAACGCATTCGGGGAAGCTAGCTCCCCTGCCCTACACAATGGAATTCTTGTGGTTCCCTGGGACCACGAAGGTGATTCGTTTCTCGTCGCCCTGGACGGAAAGACGGGAGAGGAAAAATGGCGAACCGCACGCGATGAACCGACAACCTGGGCGACCCCTTTGATCACAGATTTTGACGGTGGCAGCCAAGTGATAACCAATGGCACCAATCGGGTACGAAGTTACGATTTGGCAAACGGAGATTTGATTTGGGAGTGTGGTGGTCAAGTGACCAATCCGATCCCGACACCGGTTCGGTTCGAGGACAACGTGATCTGCATGACGGGGTATCGAGGCTACGCGATCTATTCGATCCCGCTAAGTTCCAAAGGGGATTTGACGGATACCGATCGTGTTTCCTGGGTCGAAGAGGACGCGGCGCCGTACGTGCCGTCGCCGGTTCTATACAAAGGGCAGCTGTACTTCAATAAATCAAATACCGGCGTGTTGGTCTCTCGGCAGGCCAAGACCGGCGAACTTGTCATCGAACCGACTCGGTTGCCCGAAATTTCCAGCATCTATGCTTCGCCCGTTGCAGCGAATGACCATATCTACGTAACAGGGCGAGACGGGACCACGGTTGTCTTAAAGCACGGCGATACGATGCAGGTCGTCGCGACTAACAAACTGGATGACAGTGTGGACGCCTCCCCGGCAATCGTCGGCGATGAAATTTTCATCCGCAGTAAATCGCACCTGTACTGCATCGCCAAGCCGTAG